The following DNA comes from Candidatus Atribacteria bacterium ADurb.Bin276.
GTGGATAATATCTATTTTGCTTTTTTAATTTCCTGTTTAGTCGGGTTAAGCTTAGGGGCAATAAATGGCCTAATCATTTCTTACTTTAGAATTCCAACCTTTATTGCTACCCTGGGGACCTTAAATGTTTTTCATGGAATTCTGCTCACTGTGGTTGGAACCAAAGCGGTTAATTCGGCACAGTTACCGGACTGTTTTAAAAAGTTTGGCGCCACCAATGTGTTCACTGTGGTTAAGCCTGAGGGAGGGAGTTTTGGTTTATCAATATTTACCGTGATTTTCATAGCTGTTGCTCTTCTCACCTGGTTTATCCTTACCTACACTCAGTTAGGAAGAGGAATATATGCCATAGGCGGCGACATGGAGGCAGCTAAACGATCCGGTATGAATGTTTTCAACATTCAATTTTTTATTTACTGTTATGTTGGAATACTAGCCGGAATAGCCGGTGTTCTTCATGTTTCGCTGATTCGCTATAGCAATCCGACTTATTTAGTAGGTACCGAGCTGAGTGTTATAGCGCCGGTGGTATTGGGTGGAACTAGGATAACTGGGGGATCGGGTACGGTCATTGGCACCATATTAGGAGTAGTTATGATAACGTTGTTGAATAATAGTCTTATTTTGATCGGTCTCTCTTCTTTCTGGCAGGAATTTTTCACTGGAATTATTGTAGCCATAAGCGTCAGCTTGAGTTCTTATCAGATCCGAAAGAACATGATGATTTGATGATTCTCATTAAAAATTTAGGTTGGAGGGCAAATCTTGTTTAATCAATATTTGAAGCATTCCAGAACCACGATTTTATTTGTCATGATGCTGGGCGCTTTTATTATTATGTCAATTTTTCTTCCCGGTAAATTTTTAACTTTAAGTAATTTCCAGTCCATAGCCAGCCAAATACCGGAGTTTGGGTTACTAGCCATTGCCATCATGTTGGCTATGCTGACCGGTGGTATCGATTTATCAATTATATCAACCGCTAATCTTGCCGGTGTGGGTGCGGCGCTGATATTAACCAAGTATTCTCTTCCCCAATTGGGGGCCTATGAAGAATCATATATCATTTTTTTAGCAATCGTATCAGCAATCGGCATATCCTTGCTTTGCGGTTTAATCAATGGACTGCTCATTGCCTACATCAAAGTACCGGCAATTCTTGCCACCTTAGGTACCATGAGTATTTTTTCCGGAATTGCCATCGTTATAACCAAAGGATATGGCATTCAGGGATTCCCGGAAAAATTTCTATTTATTGGAAGTGGCACGATCCTTGCCATTCCCATGCCGATGGTTATTTTTATTTTTTGCATTCTATTGATGTCGTTAATCCTGAACCGAACCTCTTTTGGTTTTAATCTCTATATGCTGGGTTCTAATCCGGTTGCAGCTCGCTTTAGCGGAATAAATAATCGAGGAATTTTAGTTCGTACCTATATTTTAAGTGGTCTTTGCTCTGGTTTGGCATCGATCATCATGATTTCGAGGGTTAATTCGATCCGGCCGGGTTATGGGTCAGCCTATCTCCTTCAAGCTATTTTAGTGTGTGTTTTAGGAGGGGTCGATCCCAGCGGAGGATATGGAAACATATCTGGCTTGGTTATGGGAATAATTGTTTTACAAATCCTTCAAAGTGGTTTTAATATTTTATCTTTTAGCCCTTTCTTTAAAAACGTGGTTTGGGGTTTAATGTTGATTTTAGTGATGATCCTCAACTTTTATAGTTCAAGATATACCCACAAGATAAGAAAAAGATTGAATGTCGACTAAACTAATGTGGGCATTTTTGAATAACTTTTTTCCAAAACCAATAGCTCAATGAGCTGAGAAAGGAGTCATAAATGGCTGCCGGGAAAAAACTGAAACTTTCTGTGGGAATCTGGTGCATGGGAGGAATGTCTGACCGGTTTTTGCCTCAGGGATATGAAGAACCGCTTAACATCCAGGAACGATTAAAACGGGTGAAAAAGGTACCAGAAGTTGAGGCGATTGAATTTTTTGATGATGAATTTGAAAAGATAAGCCCCCGAGATTTTAAATCCTTACTTGAAGATAATGGTTTAAAAGTGAGCTGTATCAATCTCAACACTCACTCTCGTCCCAAATGGCAGTTGGGTGCTCTTACCCACCGAGATGAAAAACTTAGACGTGAAGCCATTGATGCCGCTAAAAAATTGGTGGATTTAACTGGATTGTTGGAGTGCGATTCAATAGGCCTTTGGTTGGGAGTGGATGGTTTTGATTATCCCTTCCAAGTCGATTATGGAATTGAATGGGATTTACTCATGGAGTCGGTCGGGGAAATTGCTGATTATGGTTCACAGGTGAAGATATCTCTTGAATACAAACTCAAAGAACCACGACAGTATCTCTTGGTGGGAAATGCTTTTCGATCGCTTTATCTTATAAAAGCTTTAAACCGGAAGAACATTGGAGTGACGGTTGATTTCGGCCATGCTCTGATGGCGAAAGAAAATCCTGGTGAAGTGGTTTCGATACTCTCCCGAGAAAAGGTGCTCTATAATGTCCATTTTAACGATGCCTATCGGGAGTGGGATGATGATCTCATAGCCGGGAGCACCAACCTCTATGAAACCCTGGAGTTTCTCTACTATATAGAAAAATCCGGTTATCAAGGTTATCTCGGTTTTGACATATTCCCCTACCGTATTCATCCAGTTCGAGCCTTGGAACTGTGCACTCGAAACACCCTGGACCTTTATCGTTTGCTGCAAGAGGTGGATAAAGACGCCTTGTTAAGGGGACAAAAGAAGATGGATGCAGCCGACACTCACGAAGTAGTCCGAAAAGTTTTCTTTAAGTGAGACGCTTGTGTAAGACCGTCTAATATTTTTATTCAGTCTAGTGACAAGTGTAAATATAGCAGTCATCCTGAGGCTTCGTATTCCGAAGCCGTGAGGATCTCATCTTTTAATCGTATTTCTTAATTCTTTTCTCAAAATAAACATTAAAAACCAAAAGGCTCCCACCCCGCCGTAAAGCGGCACCCCTCCAAGGAGGGAAAATATTCATTTAATTCCCCCATTGAAGGGGGATTAAGGGGGGTGTGCCTTTTTCTTTTTAAGCATTTTTCACTCATTTTGGTATTTTCAGGATAGATATCCATGTTACTTTGCAGCACCAGATAAGGGTGAAAATCAAAATTCGACAGGCCATGGCATGTCGTTACATTAATTAGGTGCAATAAATTGCGTCCCTACATTTTATAATCTTTTGTAAGGACTTGATTTATCATGCCCGTTAGTTTTCAGAATTGACCTTCATGCTGACAACCAGCATCAGACGACAATGAAAATATATTCTCAGAATCAAATCTCCCCCTTTAGAAAAGGGGGAGATTTGATTCTTTTACTGTTTCGTCATTGCAAGGAACGGAGTTGACGTGAGAATCTCATCCACCCACTCCGTCATTCTGAGGAACGTATTGTGTGACGTGAGAATCTCATCCTTTAGGGTATTTTAAAAACAAAGAAATATTAAAGATGAGATCCTCAAACACTCACTAAGCGAGGGCTCCGGATGACGCATCGCTATAATTCCTTCTCCCTCCAATGCTTTTTTAAACCTACAGTTGTTCATTGTTTTAGCGCTTTTAATAGCTTTTGGTGAATAGCCGGCGGAGCTGCTAATATATCTCCCTCATAAAGATCAAAGTCTCCGCCGCTTGGGTCGGTAATTATAGCTCCGGCTTCCTTCGCGATTAACACTCCTCCAGCTAAGTCCCAGGAGGAAAGGTCATATTCCCAATATCCATCTATAATTCCACAGGCAACATAACAGAGCTCTAAGGCCGTACTCCCTAAAACCCTCAAATCGGTAAGTTTCATAGCCAACCGAATTTCCTTTTCAATTCGAGAATGTTTCCCTTCTTTATAGGGAAAACCAGTTACTAAATAGCTTCCTTCTAAGATAGTTCGATCGGAGACGGTGATTCTTTCTCCGTTTAAGAAGGCACCCTCCCCTTTTTGGGCATAAAACAAATCCCGTCTAATAGGATCGAAAACAACCCCAATTACCGGTTCATTGTTTTCCCAGTATCCTAAAGACACAGAGAAGAAGGGATATTTATGAACAAAATTAAAAGTCCCATCCAGAGGATCGACATAGAATGCCCGGGATTGCCTTCTGGTTTGGATGCTGTCCTCTTCTCCAACTACAGGAATATCTGGAAATCGCTTGGTTAAAATTGAGTTGATCTCTTCTTGGGACTCTATATCGATATTGGTTACTAAATCATAAGAAACCGATTTTTGAAGGACAGAAAGATTTTCCTTCTCAAAGTACTTTTTCAGAATATTTCCACCAGTGAACGATGCAATAATCATTGCCTCCAAGATGCTGGAAGACATA
Coding sequences within:
- the rbsC_19 gene encoding Ribose transport system permease protein RbsC; protein product: MTGTISRSQIQKLFNQNEAYLSLIIVAYSILVTSLNPSFLSFENLLDLGKSSASLGILAIGVFVVLLSGGIDMSFTAIAISGQYIAANVLIASGVDNIYFAFLISCLVGLSLGAINGLIISYFRIPTFIATLGTLNVFHGILLTVVGTKAVNSAQLPDCFKKFGATNVFTVVKPEGGSFGLSIFTVIFIAVALLTWFILTYTQLGRGIYAIGGDMEAAKRSGMNVFNIQFFIYCYVGILAGIAGVLHVSLIRYSNPTYLVGTELSVIAPVVLGGTRITGGSGTVIGTILGVVMITLLNNSLILIGLSSFWQEFFTGIIVAISVSLSSYQIRKNMMI
- the lsrD_1 gene encoding Autoinducer 2 import system permease protein LsrD produces the protein MFNQYLKHSRTTILFVMMLGAFIIMSIFLPGKFLTLSNFQSIASQIPEFGLLAIAIMLAMLTGGIDLSIISTANLAGVGAALILTKYSLPQLGAYEESYIIFLAIVSAIGISLLCGLINGLLIAYIKVPAILATLGTMSIFSGIAIVITKGYGIQGFPEKFLFIGSGTILAIPMPMVIFIFCILLMSLILNRTSFGFNLYMLGSNPVAARFSGINNRGILVRTYILSGLCSGLASIIMISRVNSIRPGYGSAYLLQAILVCVLGGVDPSGGYGNISGLVMGIIVLQILQSGFNILSFSPFFKNVVWGLMLILVMILNFYSSRYTHKIRKRLNVD
- the xylA_3 gene encoding Xylose isomerase, producing the protein MAAGKKLKLSVGIWCMGGMSDRFLPQGYEEPLNIQERLKRVKKVPEVEAIEFFDDEFEKISPRDFKSLLEDNGLKVSCINLNTHSRPKWQLGALTHRDEKLRREAIDAAKKLVDLTGLLECDSIGLWLGVDGFDYPFQVDYGIEWDLLMESVGEIADYGSQVKISLEYKLKEPRQYLLVGNAFRSLYLIKALNRKNIGVTVDFGHALMAKENPGEVVSILSREKVLYNVHFNDAYREWDDDLIAGSTNLYETLEFLYYIEKSGYQGYLGFDIFPYRIHPVRALELCTRNTLDLYRLLQEVDKDALLRGQKKMDAADTHEVVRKVFFK
- the suhB gene encoding Inositol-1-monophosphatase, with protein sequence MSSSILEAMIIASFTGGNILKKYFEKENLSVLQKSVSYDLVTNIDIESQEEINSILTKRFPDIPVVGEEDSIQTRRQSRAFYVDPLDGTFNFVHKYPFFSVSLGYWENNEPVIGVVFDPIRRDLFYAQKGEGAFLNGERITVSDRTILEGSYLVTGFPYKEGKHSRIEKEIRLAMKLTDLRVLGSTALELCYVACGIIDGYWEYDLSSWDLAGGVLIAKEAGAIITDPSGGDFDLYEGDILAAPPAIHQKLLKALKQ